One Oceanimonas doudoroffii DNA window includes the following coding sequences:
- the thiQ gene encoding thiamine ABC transporter ATP-binding protein yields MLTLNNLSARYPEQRQCFSLTAAPGTITALIGPSGAGKSTLLAMLGGFARVDGGELSLNGQDLHDLAPADRPMTTLFQDNNLFWHMSVYQNIAIGLHAGLKLTPSQQQQVHEVAEQIGIGDLLKRKPAQLSGGQQQRVGLARCLVRRRPVLLLDEPFSALDPALRFELLQLLRAQTDQLGLIVLLVTHHPEEAARVADHIAYVHDGRIIEQGDGALLLAPRTSELKAYLGRSAEREEE; encoded by the coding sequence ATGCTCACGCTGAATAACCTGAGTGCCCGCTACCCGGAGCAGCGCCAGTGTTTTTCCCTCACCGCCGCGCCGGGCACCATCACCGCGCTGATTGGCCCCAGTGGTGCCGGCAAGTCCACCCTGCTGGCCATGCTGGGTGGCTTTGCCCGGGTCGACGGAGGCGAACTTAGCCTGAATGGCCAGGATTTGCATGACCTGGCCCCGGCGGATCGGCCCATGACCACCCTGTTTCAGGACAACAACCTGTTCTGGCACATGAGCGTGTACCAGAATATCGCCATCGGGTTGCACGCGGGACTGAAACTGACACCGTCCCAACAACAACAGGTCCATGAGGTAGCCGAACAGATCGGCATTGGTGACCTGCTCAAACGCAAGCCGGCACAGCTGTCGGGCGGGCAGCAACAACGGGTAGGACTGGCCCGCTGCCTGGTGCGCAGGCGGCCGGTGCTGTTACTGGATGAGCCCTTTTCGGCGCTGGATCCGGCACTGCGTTTTGAATTATTGCAGTTGCTGCGGGCACAAACCGATCAACTCGGGCTTATCGTGCTGCTGGTGACTCATCACCCGGAAGAAGCGGCCCGGGTTGCCGACCACATTGCCTATGTACATGATGGCCGCATTATTGAACAGGGTGACGGGGCCCTGTTATTGGCGCCCCGCACGTCGGAATTGAAGGCCTATCTGGGAAGATCGGCCGAGAGGGAGGAGGAGTGA
- the thiP gene encoding thiamine/thiamine pyrophosphate ABC transporter permease, with the protein MPWRLWWLPGGLSLLAIVLLTAAPIAALLLQGGGQAGQVLADPYLRHVVWFSFYQAGLSTLLSLGLALPLAQALSRRRFPGRALLLRLFGLSLVLPVILVVFGLVAVHGRQGWSNQLLTQLGLEPVSYLYGLSGILLAHVFFNMPLAARILLQNIEAIPASQWRLASQLGFNSRQLFRWLIWPAVRGSLPGLASLIFMLCFTSFATVMALGGGPKSTTLEVAIYQALRYDFDLPLAGSLALLQLLFCGSFLLLQYALSKPPQYRGDRLSACLRHDAPWWRTRLTDALVMTVALAIFLPPLLAIITAGLNSRLLPALTSARLWSALGQSVTIALGAGLLSVLLTLALLVTSRYLRLHLGRRGLAGTLEASGSVILVLPAVVLSTGLFILLRGVADVFALGPLLVVLVNALMALPYGLRTLQQPMERVARRYDRLCTSLKVGGMHRILLVEWPLLRQPLALALSLAMMLSLGDLSAIALFGSQRLQTLPWLLYQQLGSYQMTDAAATALVLLALNLTLFLLIERVLGGKHAHAE; encoded by the coding sequence ATGCCATGGCGTTTATGGTGGCTACCGGGTGGTCTCAGCCTGCTTGCCATTGTACTGCTGACCGCCGCGCCCATTGCCGCCCTGCTATTGCAGGGAGGCGGCCAGGCCGGACAGGTGCTGGCCGATCCCTATCTGCGCCATGTGGTCTGGTTCAGCTTTTATCAGGCCGGCCTGTCCACCCTGCTCAGCCTGGGACTGGCTCTGCCCCTGGCCCAGGCCTTATCGCGCCGGCGCTTTCCCGGCCGGGCCCTGCTGCTCAGGCTGTTTGGCCTGTCGCTGGTGCTGCCGGTGATCCTGGTGGTATTCGGACTGGTGGCGGTGCACGGCCGGCAGGGCTGGAGCAATCAGCTGCTGACCCAGCTTGGCCTTGAACCGGTCAGTTATCTCTATGGGTTGAGCGGTATTTTGCTGGCCCATGTGTTTTTCAACATGCCGCTGGCGGCGCGCATTCTGCTGCAGAACATCGAGGCCATTCCCGCCAGCCAGTGGCGGCTGGCCAGTCAGCTGGGCTTTAACAGCCGGCAGCTGTTTCGCTGGCTGATCTGGCCGGCGGTGCGCGGCTCCCTGCCGGGGCTGGCCAGCCTGATCTTCATGCTCTGCTTTACCAGTTTCGCCACCGTGATGGCGCTGGGCGGCGGTCCCAAATCCACCACCCTGGAAGTGGCCATCTATCAGGCCCTGCGTTACGACTTTGATCTGCCCCTGGCGGGCAGCCTGGCCCTGTTGCAACTGCTGTTTTGCGGCTCCTTTCTGCTGCTGCAATATGCCCTCAGCAAGCCGCCGCAATACCGGGGGGATCGGCTCAGCGCCTGCCTGCGACACGATGCGCCCTGGTGGCGTACCCGGCTGACCGATGCACTGGTGATGACAGTGGCGCTGGCCATTTTTCTGCCGCCGTTGCTGGCCATCATTACCGCCGGGCTGAACTCCAGGCTGCTGCCGGCACTGACCTCGGCCCGCTTGTGGTCGGCCCTGGGGCAGTCGGTGACCATTGCCCTCGGTGCCGGCCTGCTGTCGGTATTGCTGACCCTGGCTTTGCTGGTGACCAGCCGCTATCTGCGACTACATCTTGGCCGCCGCGGGCTGGCGGGCACACTGGAAGCCAGCGGCTCCGTGATTTTGGTACTGCCTGCGGTGGTGCTGTCGACCGGGCTGTTTATTCTGTTACGGGGAGTGGCCGATGTGTTTGCGCTGGGTCCCCTGCTGGTGGTGCTGGTCAACGCACTCATGGCCCTGCCCTATGGTCTGCGCACCCTGCAACAGCCGATGGAGCGGGTGGCCCGCCGCTACGACCGTCTGTGCACCAGCCTTAAGGTCGGCGGCATGCACCGCATTCTGCTGGTGGAATGGCCCCTGCTGCGCCAACCCCTGGCCCTGGCATTGTCCCTGGCGATGATGCTGTCGCTGGGGGACCTGAGTGCCATTGCCCTGTTTGGCAGCCAGCGGCTGCAGACCCTGCCCTGGCTGCTGTATCAGCAGCTGGGCAGCTACCAGATGACCGATGCCGCTGCCACCGCCCTGGTGTTGCTGGCACTGAACCTGACGCTGTTTCTGCTGATTGAGCGCGTACTCGGAGGCAAGCATGCTCACGCTGAATAA
- the thiB gene encoding thiamine ABC transporter substrate binding subunit, with protein sequence MLALLLAASAPLAAQTPTLTIYTYSSFASEWGPGPAIETTFEAECGCNLEWVALDDGVSILNRLRLEGENTKADIVLGLDNNLLQAAEGTGLIAAHGLSPEGLTLPGGWSHPYFLPFDYGYFAFIYNADKLANPPASFAELLERPELTLLYQDPRTSTPGQGLLLWVQKLYGDESPQVWQNLAGRTVSVTKGWSEAYGMFLEGEADMVLSYTTSPAYHIEAEQKHQYRAAAFEEGHYMQVEVAGKIKGSSQPELAERFLQFMTSPGFQQHIPAGNWMYPVIDTELPAGFDELVTPSLPLSFSPEQVANQRRQWLRQWLSATTR encoded by the coding sequence CTGCTTGCCTTGCTGCTGGCGGCCAGCGCACCGTTGGCGGCACAAACGCCGACGCTGACTATCTATACCTATAGCTCATTTGCCTCGGAATGGGGTCCGGGACCGGCCATAGAAACCACCTTTGAAGCCGAATGCGGCTGCAACCTGGAATGGGTGGCGCTGGATGACGGCGTGTCCATTCTCAACCGGCTCCGGCTGGAAGGTGAGAACACCAAGGCCGATATCGTGCTGGGCCTCGACAACAACCTGCTGCAGGCGGCGGAAGGAACCGGCCTTATTGCGGCTCACGGTCTCAGCCCCGAGGGGCTGACCCTGCCCGGCGGCTGGAGCCATCCTTATTTTTTGCCCTTTGACTACGGCTATTTCGCCTTTATCTATAACGCAGACAAACTGGCCAACCCACCTGCCAGCTTTGCCGAACTGTTGGAGCGCCCGGAGCTGACCCTGCTGTATCAGGATCCGCGCACCAGCACCCCGGGCCAGGGCCTGCTGTTGTGGGTACAAAAGCTCTATGGCGACGAAAGCCCGCAGGTATGGCAGAATCTGGCCGGGCGCACCGTGTCGGTGACCAAGGGCTGGAGCGAGGCCTACGGCATGTTCCTGGAAGGCGAGGCCGACATGGTGCTGTCTTATACCACCTCTCCCGCCTACCACATCGAGGCAGAGCAGAAACACCAGTACCGGGCCGCCGCCTTTGAAGAAGGCCACTATATGCAGGTGGAAGTGGCCGGCAAGATCAAGGGCTCGAGCCAACCCGAGCTGGCCGAGCGTTTTCTGCAGTTCATGACCAGCCCCGGTTTCCAGCAACACATTCCCGCCGGCAACTGGATGTATCCGGTGATCGACACCGAGCTGCCCGCCGGCTTTGATGAGCTGGTAACTCCCAGCCTGCCCCTGAGCTTCAGCCCCGAGCAAGTGGCCAACCAGCGTAGGCAATGGCTGCGCCAGTGGCTGAGTGCCACCACCCGCTGA